The Desulfurobacterium atlanticum nucleotide sequence CGTGGTATAGGTTTATATTTAGCTGCATGGTTGTCCTCCTGGTAGTGGTTTTGGTTTTCTGAAAATTTGAATGTTTAGTGCTCTTAATATTTTAACTACCAGGTGGGCAGCCTTTTTCCTTTGGTGTGGGTGGGGAGTATGTGTATACCTATGCAGGGTAAATTTCTTTTTTATCGTTGACACAAGGGGTGGAAAAGTTTATATTTCCTTCTACACGGTTGCCGAGGTAGCTCAGTCGGTAGAGCAGAGGACTGAAAATCCTCGTGTCGGCGGTTCGATTCCGCCCCTCGGCACCATTTTTATTTTACCCTCCTGAAAATTTAAAATTCATCTATCTAAAAACATCTGCCCGGGTGGCGGAATAGGCAGACGCACGGGACTTAAAATCCCGGGGCCGCAAGGCCGTGCGGGTTCGATTCCCGCCCCGGGCACCATAATGCGTTTCTGTTAAATTTTCCTTAAATTTTTTGTTATAATAAATCAGCGAAACCAATTAGGGGGGTGTTATAATGAGAAGAGAAGAGAAGAGAAGAGAAAAGAAAAGAAAAGAAAAAGTGAAATAGTAAATCTTATTAAAACAAGATCTATTAAGAAAGTTTTTCTTTTATTTTCTGGGGGTAAAGATGCTTCCGTGATGGCAGATGTAGTTTGTAGTGTTATGAATTTTCTTCCTTCAAACGTAGAAGTCTCTACTTTAACAGTTAAATTTCCAAAAATGATATATGACCCGGATAATATAAATGAAAGAAAGAGAATAGAGGAAGTTTTATCTTTCTGGAAAAATATGGGTTTTTCTCATTTGTGGTTAGAATCGGAAGAGTTTGATGATTCTTTATTTGAACAATATCCTTTGACTCCGTGTGTGGCCTGTGAAATTGTTAAATCTAAAGTTTTGTTTAACTTTATTAATTCATGCGAGGATACTGCTTTTTTAATCTCACATACGCTTGATGATGTTTTTGGCTATTTAATAGAAAGTCTTTTTCTTATCATACCTTATGAAAGGTGGGATATTTTAGAAAAAGAAAACTATTCTTTGTTTGAGAGAGTTGCACAGTTGCAGAAAAGAGTTTATAAGTATTTTGCTTATAGATCATGGAGGAGAAAAAACGTATTTATATATAAACCTATTTTAGATTTGTCAGAGTCTGAAATTACTAAAATTATAAAAATCAGGAAGTTTCCTTTGATAGAAGAAAGTTGTCCTTTAAAAGCCGGGAGTAATTTTGTAATGTTTAAACGTTTTATTCATAGAGCTGTAGATTGGTTGAGAAAGAGATATGCTGATGATAGGTTGATATTTGAGAACTACGAATCTGTTATTGAATTTTTCAGGAAGAAAAGTTTATTGATTCCAAAGCACATTATAGAAAACATGGAAATTAGGAGTGGCATATGAAACCGGCTGTACTTTTTTGGTCTAAAACAGGAAACACAAGGAAATTTGCAAATATTATAAGTGATTTATTGTTGGAATTTAAAATAGAAGATTTTTTGGTTGCAGAAATTAGAGAAGATTTTACTTTCAATCCTTTAGATTATGATATTGTTTTTCTTGGCTCCCCGGTTTATAGGTTTTTACCACCGAGGGAAGTAATTTCTTTCGTTGATTTTAATATGGATAAATTTAGACGTTTTCGTTCTCTTAGATCTCCAAAAGTGCCTTTTAAATTCGGTGTTACGTTTTGTACCTACTCTGGCATTCATACCGGAGTAAAAGAAGCGATACCGGCTTTGAAATATTTGTCTCAA carries:
- a CDS encoding flavodoxin family protein; this encodes MKPAVLFWSKTGNTRKFANIISDLLLEFKIEDFLVAEIREDFTFNPLDYDIVFLGSPVYRFLPPREVISFVDFNMDKFRRFRSLRSPKVPFKFGVTFCTYSGIHTGVKEAIPALKYLSQFLEHFGFLVVEEMALLSKFSNWQEANIKGKCGDIRDMPDNRIIRNFYNDIKDWFIYFKEVLRWKSC